A single window of Vibrio campbellii CAIM 519 = NBRC 15631 = ATCC 25920 DNA harbors:
- a CDS encoding MFS transporter, with the protein MAVVAGNAMEFYDIAVFAAIAPFLTQIMENHGYENATTLIWGMFALRFLLRPLGGYIVGNIADYYGKKNALIMTSSLTGFATLTMAALPTELEYVVFYFLFLQIIQAFSFGGEYPTVINYLTNHSPKKEVARTSCLIVASSIVGVLLSIAIVETLKFTLSSEAMQSYGWRIPLLIGGVNIAVSFWFRSKLPKEVNTVVEKTKQSPRQWIPLFFISMGGAVVFYIQNLSSTILQKSVDIPHFSLINSSLLLACILLSGYLTDKITTPKHAFRTSSLAGALLYFPTYWLLTHAITEVAIVGMLIISIISAIILANLAVVLAQIAKNQTVVLGLCYNIALSIFGGLTPLVVAMTTEYDASFVGLYAALCVIPALLSVHYSLTPPAQPHTPTLQQH; encoded by the coding sequence TTGGCTGTCGTTGCTGGCAATGCAATGGAGTTTTATGATATTGCTGTATTCGCAGCAATCGCCCCCTTTCTCACTCAAATTATGGAAAATCATGGATATGAGAATGCTACGACTCTAATATGGGGGATGTTTGCTTTACGCTTTTTACTACGCCCTCTTGGTGGCTATATCGTTGGAAACATCGCAGACTACTACGGCAAAAAAAATGCATTAATAATGACTAGTAGCCTTACTGGTTTCGCAACGCTCACTATGGCCGCACTGCCCACTGAACTTGAGTACGTTGTTTTTTACTTTCTCTTTCTGCAAATTATCCAAGCATTTAGTTTTGGAGGAGAGTATCCAACCGTTATAAATTATTTAACGAACCACTCCCCAAAAAAAGAAGTAGCAAGAACAAGCTGCCTCATTGTGGCGAGCTCTATTGTCGGTGTTTTATTGTCTATCGCTATTGTTGAAACACTAAAGTTCACACTTTCAAGTGAAGCAATGCAAAGTTATGGATGGAGAATCCCACTTCTCATTGGTGGAGTTAATATTGCTGTCAGTTTTTGGTTTCGCTCTAAATTACCTAAAGAAGTCAACACTGTTGTAGAAAAAACAAAGCAGAGTCCAAGACAGTGGATACCACTATTCTTTATTTCGATGGGGGGGGCGGTTGTCTTTTACATACAAAATCTATCGAGCACTATTTTGCAAAAATCAGTCGATATTCCCCACTTCTCGCTGATAAACTCGTCATTATTGTTGGCATGTATTCTATTATCTGGTTACTTAACCGATAAGATAACCACGCCAAAACACGCTTTTAGAACAAGTTCTTTGGCTGGCGCACTTCTTTATTTTCCCACTTACTGGCTATTAACTCACGCAATAACAGAAGTAGCCATCGTAGGAATGCTCATCATAAGCATAATTTCTGCAATAATACTCGCCAATTTAGCCGTGGTCCTCGCGCAAATAGCGAAAAACCAAACGGTAGTTCTTGGACTTTGTTACAATATCGCATTGTCTATTTTTGGTGGTTTAACTCCGCTAGTTGTGGCGATGACAACTGAATATGATGCTAGCTTTGTCGGATTGTACGCAGCTCTATGTGTGATACCAGCCCTTCTGTCCGTGCATTATTCTCTCACGCCACCCGCTCAGCCCCATACCCCTACTCTTCAACAACACTGA
- a CDS encoding cytochrome b/b6 domain-containing protein: protein MKIWDLATRLYHWAQALLFMALMASGLSGIGPHTQLGLMLFTLLLWRLIWGVIGSETSLFRQFLRGPKDVISYLRGKSTATVGHNPAGGWMVAALLTTLLLQCMSGMALSGLFDTWPYSDIWLNDNVFAKVEWLHLTFADLLPLLVTLHIGAIFFYKLKGKPLVKAMITGKQAQMNKHTLLTEQKIVYLAPQSHAFWVLVAATLVTIVIVALS from the coding sequence ATGAAAATTTGGGATTTAGCAACGCGACTTTATCACTGGGCCCAGGCATTACTTTTTATGGCTTTGATGGCATCAGGACTGTCTGGCATAGGGCCACACACTCAATTGGGATTAATGCTATTTACCTTGTTACTATGGCGATTAATTTGGGGAGTGATCGGCAGCGAAACCAGCTTGTTTCGCCAGTTTCTCCGCGGGCCAAAAGATGTTATTTCTTACTTGAGAGGTAAGTCGACCGCGACCGTAGGGCATAATCCTGCTGGCGGTTGGATGGTGGCTGCATTACTGACGACATTACTTTTACAGTGTATGTCTGGAATGGCTCTCAGTGGCCTATTCGATACGTGGCCATATTCCGATATTTGGCTTAACGATAACGTCTTTGCGAAGGTTGAGTGGTTACACCTAACCTTCGCCGATCTTTTGCCTTTACTGGTCACCTTACATATTGGTGCAATCTTTTTCTATAAGCTGAAAGGTAAGCCCTTAGTGAAAGCGATGATCACGGGCAAACAAGCCCAAATGAACAAGCACACACTCTTAACGGAACAAAAAATTGTCTATCTCGCGCCACAAAGCCATGCTTTCTGGGTGCTTGTTGCTGCAACTTTGGTTACTATTGTGATAGTTGCTTTATCATAA
- a CDS encoding helix-turn-helix transcriptional regulator, with the protein MNVEERNMEEACKKFKSHLGFNNRNVIHVAFSRIDTVQNKLLTICTDYSWHLEYWSEDMYKSVGKRCGEGVNVWDKIDEDHKQILKKIHAEQKVDVTTKNEEYIDILSLASNQPLSARSILNLSSLKPKIGFLAQNIWHTEKPSCLNIPTPKLAPASDEALINIDISQYSFGGLTFSEKEMQTIQWLLQLKSIKEIAWTHRCSETAERKRIESIKRKLNCSGKSSSYLFNALKRSGIAQACLSNYTMSQ; encoded by the coding sequence ATGAACGTTGAAGAAAGAAACATGGAAGAAGCATGCAAGAAATTTAAAAGCCACCTTGGCTTCAATAATAGAAACGTGATTCACGTTGCATTTTCAAGAATAGATACTGTTCAAAATAAACTATTAACAATCTGTACAGACTACAGCTGGCACTTAGAATATTGGTCAGAAGATATGTATAAATCCGTTGGGAAACGGTGTGGAGAGGGTGTAAATGTCTGGGATAAAATAGATGAAGATCATAAGCAAATACTCAAAAAGATACATGCTGAACAAAAAGTGGATGTTACCACAAAGAACGAAGAATATATCGATATACTTTCATTGGCTTCCAATCAACCACTCAGCGCTCGTTCTATTTTGAACCTTTCTTCACTAAAACCGAAAATAGGCTTTTTAGCTCAAAATATATGGCATACGGAAAAACCAAGTTGCCTTAATATACCCACACCTAAACTCGCTCCGGCCAGTGATGAAGCGTTAATTAACATCGATATTTCTCAATACTCATTTGGTGGCCTAACTTTCTCAGAAAAAGAAATGCAAACGATTCAATGGCTCTTACAGCTGAAATCAATAAAAGAAATCGCTTGGACTCATCGATGTAGCGAGACAGCAGAAAGAAAAAGAATTGAATCTATCAAAAGAAAGCTTAATTGCTCTGGAAAATCATCTTCATACCTCTTTAATGCGCTCAAGAGATCGGGGATCGCTCAAGCATGTCTATCCAACTACACCATGTCTCAATAA
- a CDS encoding VOC family protein yields the protein MSIQLHHVSITCRNLEQCCRFYEKIGFDKYRSYQDDGVTILLMRGNHTYIELFNFPKEDQKDITINNSQTLPELKKTGISHFALQVSDLKKTREKLSPNYQCSEIQKARLGLFSYFFALDPECNQVEFIQRNNI from the coding sequence ATGTCTATCCAACTACACCATGTCTCAATAACATGTCGAAATCTCGAACAATGTTGCCGTTTCTACGAAAAAATCGGCTTTGATAAATACCGCTCTTATCAGGATGATGGCGTCACTATCTTATTGATGCGTGGCAATCATACTTATATTGAATTATTTAACTTTCCAAAGGAGGACCAAAAAGACATAACCATCAATAATTCACAAACTTTACCTGAGTTAAAAAAAACAGGTATCAGTCACTTTGCTTTGCAAGTAAGTGATCTAAAAAAAACAAGAGAAAAACTAAGTCCAAACTATCAATGTAGTGAAATACAGAAAGCGAGATTAGGTCTCTTTTCGTACTTTTTCGCTCTAGACCCAGAATGTAATCAAGTAGAATTTATACAGAGGAATAATATCTAA
- a CDS encoding GNAT family N-acetyltransferase, with translation MQIRPITVNDIDHFISLWNRVYEEGEYLRSPAPDKTMLNEVITRVEKESIPQFVAFDEKRLVGSIEIFPAEMCGYEGGEFAKTGFLGIHIDQQYRNQGLGKKLLETAIQSGWQYGYDTIALHVYKSNQRAITLYEKFGFEHCGELGEVLLPNGKYLMSQKMVLKHP, from the coding sequence ATGCAGATTAGACCGATTACCGTCAACGACATTGACCACTTTATTTCGCTCTGGAATCGCGTTTATGAGGAAGGAGAATACTTACGCTCGCCAGCGCCAGACAAAACAATGCTGAATGAGGTAATCACTCGTGTAGAGAAAGAGTCCATTCCCCAGTTTGTGGCCTTTGATGAAAAACGCTTAGTCGGCAGCATTGAAATTTTCCCAGCTGAAATGTGTGGCTACGAAGGTGGTGAATTTGCCAAAACTGGCTTCCTCGGCATTCATATAGACCAACAATATCGAAACCAAGGGTTAGGAAAGAAGCTACTTGAGACTGCTATTCAAAGCGGCTGGCAATATGGCTATGACACCATCGCACTTCACGTTTATAAGAGCAATCAGCGAGCGATTACCTTGTATGAAAAATTTGGCTTCGAGCATTGTGGAGAGCTGGGTGAAGTGCTGCTGCCCAACGGCAAATACCTGATGAGTCAGAAAATGGTCTTAAAGCATCCGTAA
- a CDS encoding PLP-dependent aminotransferase family protein, which produces MGTDLASTLDANKYLIVEKHLKQAISNGVYQPNDKLPSIRQLSTELKLSKNTVIRAYQELEAQSMVYSVPKSGYRVKPTERHEAKIAKPTRVDLLSVCKQILTHPEYQELLPTGSAHPNIDAPAIKSLYAEIGRQSRQQSHISSHYQLPPGDDLLVKQLAKITQDLGTPANVDDLLVTHGAQQAISLALRATTQTGDIVAVESPCYFGNLLMLESLGLQVVEIPSCPRDGMDPDALEKAMATWEIKVIIVTPNFTNPTGSMMPLERREQLLKVSGDIPIIEDDVFGALSYDKPLPSLRKLDEKQRVIYVNSLSKTLDSRLRIGWMLAGRYRAQVEQYLLCENMGSLNLMQSAVGTFLTSGKYRTHTARMCRVYQANVRRYLQMLNQCLDAHFELKNRYQINAVQGSFLLWLRLPPKTDSYALYQACNKHKISILPGSVFGTQGQYQNCIRLSVANFGAEKNWFPAMETLAALISQYVK; this is translated from the coding sequence ATGGGTACAGATTTAGCAAGTACACTTGATGCCAATAAGTATTTGATCGTCGAGAAGCATCTCAAACAAGCGATCAGCAATGGGGTTTATCAGCCAAACGACAAGTTGCCTTCCATCCGTCAATTGAGCACTGAACTCAAGCTAAGCAAGAACACAGTGATCCGCGCTTATCAGGAACTAGAAGCACAAAGCATGGTTTACTCGGTGCCAAAATCCGGTTATCGAGTAAAACCAACCGAGCGACATGAAGCCAAGATTGCTAAGCCTACGCGCGTGGATTTGCTCTCGGTATGCAAACAAATCCTCACCCACCCCGAGTATCAAGAGCTGCTTCCGACGGGCTCAGCACACCCAAACATTGATGCGCCAGCCATCAAAAGCTTGTATGCCGAAATCGGCCGCCAGAGTCGACAACAGAGTCATATTTCCAGCCATTATCAACTGCCACCGGGTGATGACTTATTGGTCAAACAGCTGGCGAAGATCACCCAAGATCTGGGAACGCCTGCAAACGTGGATGATCTTTTGGTCACCCATGGTGCACAGCAAGCGATCAGTCTTGCCCTCAGAGCAACAACACAGACAGGGGACATTGTGGCAGTGGAATCCCCCTGCTATTTCGGTAACTTGTTGATGCTCGAATCTCTCGGTTTACAAGTGGTCGAGATCCCTAGTTGTCCTCGTGATGGTATGGATCCAGACGCGCTAGAAAAAGCCATGGCGACGTGGGAGATCAAAGTCATTATTGTAACGCCAAACTTCACCAACCCAACAGGCTCAATGATGCCCCTTGAAAGACGTGAGCAGCTGCTTAAGGTTTCTGGAGATATTCCAATCATTGAAGATGACGTGTTTGGTGCGTTGAGTTACGACAAACCCTTGCCAAGCTTACGCAAATTAGACGAGAAGCAACGAGTGATTTACGTCAACTCGTTATCGAAAACGCTCGATTCACGCCTTCGTATTGGTTGGATGTTGGCGGGACGTTATCGCGCTCAAGTCGAGCAATACCTGTTATGTGAAAACATGGGCAGTTTGAACTTGATGCAATCGGCAGTGGGCACTTTTCTAACCTCAGGCAAATACCGCACTCACACTGCGCGTATGTGCCGTGTTTACCAAGCCAACGTGAGACGATATTTGCAGATGCTCAATCAATGCTTAGATGCACACTTTGAACTAAAAAACCGCTACCAAATCAATGCAGTACAAGGCTCATTCTTGCTTTGGTTACGCTTGCCACCCAAAACTGACAGCTATGCGCTTTATCAAGCCTGTAACAAACACAAAATCAGCATTCTGCCCGGCTCGGTATTCGGCACTCAGGGACAGTATCAAAACTGTATTCGTCTCAGCGTAGCGAACTTTGGAGCGGAGAAAAACTGGTTCCCTGCGATGGAAACGCTGGCAGCACTGATTTCTCAGTACGTTAAATAG
- a CDS encoding DMT family transporter, which produces MLIRAIPFVFVILWASGFVGARFGLQYAEPATLLSIRMAFNVLLFLVIVTFLRRRIPTGKDFWHSCFVGILIHGFYLGGTYFAISLGMPAGLSSLLVGIQPILTAVLLVAFASEQFKPSQWIGLSLGFVGIAMVLMGKMEWQSDLHKTLAIGVCLSSLFGITVGTLYQKKYCQQVDMVGGATVQYLAALAMFLPIAMQFETMQVQWTTEFILTLIWLVVVLSCVAILLLLYMVKNGAASSVASVFYLVPPTTALQAWFAFGESFDWMGIVGFVLAATAVYLVVKKPNLSMFKSNFVQGKGNIYLK; this is translated from the coding sequence ATGTTAATTAGAGCCATTCCTTTTGTATTTGTGATCCTTTGGGCTTCTGGATTTGTTGGTGCGCGATTTGGTTTGCAGTACGCCGAGCCTGCGACCTTGTTGTCGATTCGCATGGCGTTTAATGTCCTGCTGTTTCTGGTGATTGTGACTTTTCTGCGTCGTCGCATTCCAACGGGAAAAGATTTTTGGCACAGCTGCTTTGTCGGGATATTGATTCACGGCTTTTACCTGGGTGGAACGTACTTCGCCATCAGTTTGGGAATGCCGGCGGGCTTAAGTTCGCTACTCGTCGGGATACAGCCTATTTTAACGGCGGTATTGTTGGTGGCGTTCGCATCTGAGCAGTTCAAACCATCACAGTGGATTGGTTTGTCCTTGGGTTTTGTTGGTATTGCTATGGTGCTCATGGGTAAGATGGAGTGGCAATCAGATTTGCACAAAACCTTAGCGATTGGTGTGTGTCTGTCTTCGCTTTTTGGTATTACTGTTGGCACGCTGTATCAAAAGAAATACTGCCAACAAGTGGATATGGTGGGCGGCGCGACCGTGCAGTATCTAGCAGCATTGGCCATGTTCCTGCCCATCGCGATGCAGTTTGAAACCATGCAGGTGCAATGGACGACGGAGTTCATTCTGACCTTAATCTGGCTTGTGGTCGTGCTGTCTTGTGTGGCGATTCTGTTGTTGCTGTACATGGTGAAGAATGGTGCGGCATCGAGTGTTGCTTCTGTGTTTTACCTTGTGCCTCCGACCACGGCGCTTCAAGCTTGGTTTGCCTTCGGTGAGTCGTTTGATTGGATGGGCATTGTTGGTTTTGTCTTGGCGGCGACAGCGGTCTACTTAGTCGTGAAAAAGCCCAATTTATCAATGTTTAAATCAAATTTTGTACAGGGTAAAGGGAACATATACCTAAAGTAA
- a CDS encoding cytochrome c, with protein MRKTLALIALLPTIFVPRILIAQDFSVQIETRQSAFDQIESLSKKAGKELKGSNIDWKTLEQIGIELTRQSAQLQYAFPQGSQADTRAKKEVWDKPDNFNRLMLQMDEGFMDLYHAAQRQESSLAEEGLKQSLNACRSCHRTYRSRW; from the coding sequence ATGAGAAAGACATTGGCACTGATTGCACTTTTACCAACCATCTTTGTTCCTAGGATACTGATTGCACAAGATTTCAGCGTTCAAATCGAAACACGTCAGAGCGCATTTGATCAAATTGAGTCCCTGTCTAAAAAAGCAGGTAAAGAATTGAAAGGCAGCAATATCGACTGGAAGACCCTAGAGCAGATTGGGATTGAACTCACTCGTCAGAGCGCACAATTGCAGTATGCCTTTCCGCAAGGAAGTCAAGCCGATACCAGAGCAAAGAAAGAAGTGTGGGACAAACCTGATAACTTCAACCGTTTGATGCTGCAAATGGATGAAGGGTTTATGGATTTATATCATGCCGCACAGAGACAAGAATCCTCATTAGCTGAAGAAGGACTTAAACAGTCTCTGAATGCTTGCCGTAGCTGTCATCGTACGTACCGGAGTCGCTGGTAA
- a CDS encoding GNAT family N-acetyltransferase: MKIRSATPDDLDALFDLNKQINELHHLYAPQAFVAPSEEDRTFLRNMLADEERLFLVAEEGQQVLGFITATITQNETISFLIKDPICRIGTIVVDENQKSKGVGRALMATVEQWARESGAIQVRLEVMEFNRDAQQFYDRLGFVPNSRLMMKCL, encoded by the coding sequence ATGAAAATCAGATCAGCGACACCCGACGATCTCGACGCACTTTTTGATTTAAACAAACAGATCAACGAGCTTCACCACCTTTATGCACCACAGGCATTTGTTGCTCCATCAGAAGAAGACAGAACTTTTTTGAGGAATATGTTAGCTGATGAAGAACGATTGTTTCTCGTCGCAGAGGAAGGCCAACAAGTACTTGGTTTTATAACCGCTACCATCACACAAAATGAAACCATTAGCTTTTTAATCAAAGACCCGATTTGCCGCATTGGCACCATCGTTGTCGATGAAAATCAGAAATCAAAAGGCGTAGGCCGCGCCTTAATGGCAACTGTCGAGCAGTGGGCTCGTGAATCTGGTGCGATCCAAGTGCGATTGGAAGTGATGGAGTTTAACCGTGACGCACAGCAGTTTTATGACAGACTGGGCTTTGTTCCCAACTCCCGCCTTATGATGAAATGTTTGTAA
- a CDS encoding glycerate kinase, whose amino-acid sequence MKVVIAPDSFKESLTAKQVSDAIKTGLSHVWHDAEFVTVPVADGGEGTVQSLIDATEGEQVFVTIKGPLGNDVKAFYGILGDGETAVIEMAEASGLHLVPSEQRDPKNTSSFGTGQLILNALDRGIQRLIIGLGGSATNDGGTGMLAALGVKFLDGDGQPITPNSGGLVELVSIDVSGLDARLANCEVLVACDVDNPLCGEKGASAIFGPQKGATPADVELLDSALSKYGVLTEQVTGKHVLTQKGAGAAGGMGAALLGYLPARLKPGIEIVLETVKLAEHVADADIVFTGEGRIDYQTVHGKTPMGVAKVAKEYGLPVIALAGCTGDNFQAVYECGIDAVFVCVPRAMSLPEALEEAEVNLTNLAENVARLWQLPR is encoded by the coding sequence ATGAAAGTTGTGATTGCCCCAGATTCGTTTAAAGAGAGCTTGACCGCCAAACAAGTGAGTGACGCGATCAAGACGGGTTTGTCTCATGTTTGGCACGATGCAGAATTCGTTACGGTACCTGTTGCTGATGGTGGTGAAGGGACAGTTCAATCTTTGATTGATGCGACTGAGGGCGAGCAGGTTTTCGTGACCATAAAAGGCCCACTTGGCAATGATGTGAAGGCGTTTTACGGCATTCTAGGTGACGGTGAAACCGCAGTGATCGAGATGGCAGAGGCAAGTGGTTTGCACCTTGTGCCAAGTGAGCAACGTGACCCAAAAAACACCAGCAGCTTTGGTACTGGTCAGTTAATTTTGAATGCGCTTGATCGCGGTATTCAACGCTTGATTATTGGCCTGGGTGGCAGCGCAACCAATGACGGCGGCACGGGTATGTTGGCGGCGTTGGGTGTTAAGTTTTTGGACGGTGATGGTCAGCCAATCACACCCAACAGTGGCGGTTTAGTTGAGCTAGTAAGCATTGATGTGTCTGGTCTCGACGCTCGCTTAGCGAACTGCGAAGTGCTGGTGGCATGCGATGTGGACAACCCATTGTGTGGCGAGAAAGGTGCATCAGCGATTTTTGGCCCACAGAAGGGCGCGACGCCGGCGGATGTAGAGCTGTTAGATTCTGCTCTAAGTAAATACGGTGTACTGACAGAGCAGGTGACAGGCAAGCATGTGCTGACTCAAAAAGGCGCGGGCGCCGCCGGTGGTATGGGCGCAGCGTTGCTTGGTTACTTACCAGCACGACTTAAGCCGGGTATCGAGATTGTGCTAGAAACCGTAAAGCTCGCAGAGCATGTAGCTGACGCTGATATTGTCTTTACTGGCGAAGGCCGTATTGATTACCAAACTGTGCATGGCAAGACACCAATGGGTGTGGCGAAAGTGGCGAAAGAATACGGTTTGCCTGTCATTGCCTTAGCAGGTTGCACAGGTGATAACTTCCAAGCCGTCTACGAGTGCGGTATTGACGCAGTATTTGTATGTGTACCACGCGCAATGAGCTTACCAGAAGCTTTGGAAGAGGCGGAAGTGAACCTTACGAACTTGGCTGAAAACGTAGCCAGATTGTGGCAATTACCCCGTTAA
- a CDS encoding MarR family winged helix-turn-helix transcriptional regulator, with product MSEQFERQDNFGWMINVVANDAAKRLDAEFKKHGLTIALWPTMMCLWEEEGVTQRDIAAKSKVEDSTTTRTLDKLEKLGLVERHPHPKCRRSFHIYLTEEGRSLKETLLPIPLAVNKELMSPLEPAEQKEMLRLLNKLVAEI from the coding sequence ATGAGCGAACAGTTTGAAAGACAAGACAACTTTGGCTGGATGATCAATGTCGTTGCAAACGATGCAGCTAAGCGACTTGATGCCGAGTTCAAAAAACATGGGCTTACTATTGCACTGTGGCCGACCATGATGTGTTTGTGGGAGGAAGAAGGCGTGACGCAGCGCGATATCGCAGCTAAATCAAAGGTAGAAGATTCAACCACAACTCGTACATTAGATAAGTTGGAAAAGTTAGGGTTAGTCGAACGCCATCCCCACCCAAAGTGCCGACGCTCTTTCCATATCTACCTTACGGAGGAAGGACGAAGCCTCAAAGAAACCTTGCTGCCAATTCCATTGGCTGTTAATAAAGAGTTGATGAGTCCGCTAGAGCCAGCAGAGCAAAAAGAGATGCTTCGCTTGCTAAATAAGTTGGTCGCAGAGATTTAA
- a CDS encoding HAD family hydrolase, with translation MIYLFDWGNTLMVDFPHAQGKMCDWEHVETVPQAKETLAQLTQDNQVYIATSASDSAMEDVQKAFQRVGLDQYLSGYFCFANLGIAKHQPDFYLAVAKQLGVEPSQLTMVGDLPEKDIYPAMDAGLNVVWFNPKNLPAPSEPIPNQIRCLSKLLRI, from the coding sequence ATGATATATCTTTTCGATTGGGGAAACACCTTGATGGTCGATTTTCCTCACGCACAAGGAAAAATGTGCGATTGGGAACACGTTGAAACCGTTCCTCAAGCCAAAGAGACTCTGGCTCAACTCACACAAGATAACCAAGTTTATATCGCAACCAGCGCATCAGATTCAGCGATGGAAGATGTACAAAAAGCCTTTCAACGAGTTGGACTCGACCAATACCTCTCTGGCTACTTTTGCTTTGCAAACCTTGGTATTGCCAAGCATCAGCCGGATTTTTATCTTGCGGTCGCAAAACAATTGGGCGTTGAGCCGAGCCAACTCACCATGGTTGGCGACTTACCAGAAAAAGACATTTACCCAGCAATGGACGCAGGGTTAAACGTCGTTTGGTTCAACCCTAAAAACCTCCCTGCGCCAAGCGAACCCATCCCAAATCAAATACGTTGTTTGTCCAAGTTGCTACGCATCTAA